The Tripterygium wilfordii isolate XIE 37 chromosome 18, ASM1340144v1, whole genome shotgun sequence nucleotide sequence AATGGTAAAACAAAGTAACAAACATCATCATTTCTATATTTTCCTTCCCTTAGGCCTTAGAGCTTGGGCTTCTTTTGTGCCTACGCTTTTCTTTACTTCTTGCATTGGCAAAAATTTCTTTTGGGCCTACGCTTTTCTTTACTTCTTGTATTGACAAAAATTTTCTCgggaaaatcaatctttcctaccagaaagaagaaagaaaaagaggagacgTTACTAACTTGAGTTTCATTGCATCAAGCCGATCCTGGATAGTCCTGTGTTTTGCATGATGAGGTTCTTTGTCTTTAAACCTATAGTTGGAGAGGGGATGCAGATTTACCTCCGGTGCTGCCATTTTCcgtctctcttctttctctctaacTCTGCTTTTTTCTGTTTAAGTTCTTCAAACTGAATAAACTGTCAAAACTGCTCAACCGTATATAAAACAATAAACTCATATACTCCCAAGAATTTGTACTTAAATACTTACAATTATTTACTAAAAAAATTGTTAGCTTTTGCGGGACCACGTTTTAAGAGAATGTGCGTGAAcagaaaattaagaaattagAAATCCCTTTACAAATTCTTATTAAAAACATGATATGGTGAAAAGCTCAGTAAAAAATAGTTAAATTGTAATCATTTAAAATCTcacataaaaattaattgtCTTAAATTATAATAACAATATGAATCTTTTATCAAGTAATTAATTTTACAATAACATAATTATTGACAATACAATAGATAAACTATATATTAACTATCAGGTCAATTTGTGAATGGTTTACCAATGAGAGATCGTTTAGGTTTCAAGATTATATAAATTAGTGTggttaatatttattatttttattttctaattgtgggtgaaaaatatataatacacTAAATTTAGTCACTCGGCCGGGCATAATTTGCCCAATTCGATTAGTCAAACTTGTCACACCGTTAAAACCAAGTTAGAGATTGTTCATGACTGGGTGactaaattgacacaaaatgAAATGTTAGTGGTCAATTTGGAACAATTTGATAGTCAGTGGTTAAATTAGAACATCaatctttcagtgatcaaaagttgtattaacccgaatattttaatatattatcATGTTAcactaaaatttaattttttgacAACAAAATGTTGGTTATGCACATACTAATTTGGGAAAATCATGGGCCGGTACCAGTTTAGAAACTTATGGACAAATAAGTCCAGCCCAAAACAGCTTATCCCTCTAAGGTccacttcttgcttaagtacaATTTTACCCTTGATTTTACTCCAAAACCACGAAAGGGCAAGTTTTCAGCCCAAACTCATTTTAATGCCAGGCTTCAGTTGGTTCCCCTCCAAACTCTGCAATACTTATGCTCGACCCCAACAATAACGCACAGAGCAGGTGCCTTGCAACAAAAGCAAATATGTCCAAACAAtaaactcaaaaacaaaaacgtCTGTGTTCCCCTTTCGCATTCCCCATTACTTGCCTATAAAAAGAAAACTCAGCTCCAATGAACTAGTCATACTTTCTGTCCTTGAGAACCAATCATTTTCTACCTATCCACCAATGACTTTGAAAGGGTCGTGTGGGTACTGATCATTGACAAAAGGCCCATCTCAAGTTCTCAACTACTGGACAACAATAATGACCTCAATAAGAAATCAGGCACAAAATTATAGTAGTATATAAAGCAGCAACAGTATCAGAAGTGCCATCTATCTTGAGTCAATCTGGCTTAGAAAAAGAACTTACATGGCACAAGAATTGTACTTCACGTCCACTGGAACCTCGGCAGCAAAGACATGCACCATCGTTCAattggtcggtcaatgttactgtttcaaaacagtaacattggtcggtcagtattattatttggaaaaaatttcaGATCCGATCAATTTTAGTGGTTGTTCGtcataccaccatcacagttggactcccctTACTGATACACACAATGCCCAACCATGTAcggcccaaaacggccaccggatatggccgttttaaaacagtaacattggttaatgttactatttcaaaacagtaatatTGGTCAGCCAGTGtcattatttggaaaaaacttcagattcgGTAGATTTCGGTGGCGGTTCGTCATACCACCACtaccgttggactcccctcactgagacccACAATACCCAGCCAGTTGCCGCCCAAAAATGGCCACCGGATATgaccgttttaaaacagtaacattggtcaatgttactatttcaaaacagtaacattggtcgcccAGTGTTAcaaatgttactgtttcaaaacagtaacattggtcggccagtgttataatttggaaaaaaaacttcaaatccgATCGATTTAGACGACAATTTGCAAtaccatcatcaccattagactcccctcatagagacgcataatgcccagtcatatttggaccaaaacgacagccataaaaatatatgagagagagagagaaagacgtagtaaagagagatgtagtagagagatagagagagattcaacaagagagagaacgtttttgtgatgagagagagatgtaatAGGAGAGATAAaattattgtgataagagagagatgtagtagagagagaagatatagtgagataagagagatataacatataacaagagaaaaaatcatattagatctaatcctctttgaaaaagggcaaaaaaggaataagataaaatttaaatgatttaaatattattaaaaataaaaatggacttatgagggataaagttttttagagtggacctagatgtccaacagttttgaaagtagtattaatatgtcattttccatactAATATTACTAATCATTGCATGAATAGATGATTGGGAATCGTGGATTCAACGGCTGGAAGAGCGGGATCTGCTGTAAAACAAATTATTATACAATTCGAACCATTTCGACTTTACCTCACAATAACATAAGAAAGATCAAAACAAGGATCCCCTGATGAGTGATGAGAGGAATGCAGTGGACATTCCAGTTTTATGGTTTTAGGGAAGATAGATTGAATCAATTCACCTACACAAAATAGTATGAATCTCCTCCTCATTTTTTGCAAAGAGAAACCAAAGTGAACTAACAGAACCACGCCATGCACATATTTCTTCTGCGTGAGAAATTCACATCCTTGTTCACCAATTCTAGCTAGACCCATATAACCAACCAAAAAGATTGAATCAACcctaaatttaaaataaattgaaaccCTAGCTAGGGCTTGAATTGTGAAACCGTATAACAATTACAGGAAGGAGTGGCGCGGAGGGATGGGGACAAATTGAGGTGGGGGGTGTTCGCGAGAGGTTGTTTATCGATGGAGAAGTAGAAGATAGTAGATAGATGTATATGTTACTGTGTTGGCTGAAGTGCACTTTTCTAGTTACTGTAGCGAGTAATGAGGTGAAAAGGGCacgtttaaatttttttttttttctgcaccTTTAACCAATGGTCATGATTCTAAATTTACAAATTATTCATTTATCTGTAGATATTCCATTTGGTTACAAATTAACAACCTTAttacttttctttctctctctagtaaAAATTTTTTTAGAGCTATTTACTGACaggtaataaataaataaatatatatatttatatagtcattaaattatatatgacaaataaaaaaataaaatattcaagataacaaaaaaaaacaattatttaagTTGTATTAGATGATTTTTCATTGAGTAGAAATCAATCTATCATCTATTATCATGTATGAGTATGAGTGTGTAACAATCGATATTTATTCTCTTGTATGAATGTGtgtcaattaaaaaatatattttttatattaaccatacatattatatagttattaaaaaaatatcaatgcgataaaaaataattagaaaatataaataagtgAGCTTAACTTGAGATTTGGGTATTTAGTAGtataattgataaatttttttcacaaattaGGCCTAGGGTAGATTCACCCCTGGTTGTTTGGGAAATTATTGATTTCCaatgatgagaatcccacatcggaagatggtgagtttggagtctagtttataagggagGGCAAAAACGCCtattgtgatgctagacttgagcctgcccccatcccgtgtgatgggtattcatcattgatgctttcattgagagtcaCGCCTGCCTGCGGGCAGGCTTGTGGACTAAAACTATCGTAGGCGGGCCTACCCCAGAGCGCATCCCTTGTCGAGTTGGGTTAGCAAACAGCGCCCAAATCCATTGTGGGCAAGCTAGAAAAGAGAGGCGGGTATTTATCATTTGTGCTCTCATTGAGAGTCGCACATGCCTACGGGCAGAGGCCTACCCTAGAGCCCATCCCTTGTAGAGTTGGGTTGGCAAACAGCAGGCCAAATCCATTGTAGTCGGGCTAGAAAAGAGAGAAAGGCCGTAGTAACTGGGAAAGCTCTGGATCCACTAGATTGACAAGGCTATATGATCCTGACTCATAGGTTTGGGGAGGTAAGTGTGCCGACGGTCGAAATGGTCCATCTCAGGCCATGCATGAGGACGTGCATACTCCTATGGGGGATCCAATGGGGAGGATTGataagaatcccacatcggaagatgatgGATTTGGAGTATAGCTTATAAGGgatgacaaacctcctattgttaACCTGGATTTTCAATAAAGAATTAGGTCCAAACTTGTGATCCTAAACTTgagcccccatcccgtgtggtgggtattcatcacCCACGGCACCATAAATTGACTTCTTTTGGAGGCCACAAATTGATTTGATTACTTATAGACCCGAAATTTTAATGTTAGAATAACAAATGTGGTGTATGTCTTAAAGTCTTTAGGTTCAATTTTGGCACTGTTGGACCAGATATCTGATCATTTTATAAATCTATAGACtaataaatagaaaacaaatactaaaatgTCTTTCATCCAAATATTTCAATTAGTTGACAGCCCTAGCACTAAGTGTTTGTAAATTTCAAGAACTATTGCTAGCCATTATTGCATGGTGAATGGATGGCtccttttcatttcatttctctCTGAACATGTCTGTTGTGTTGAAAGAGTCAAAAGCAGAACCACCCTTCTTTCACTCCAATCCAACCGGATAATGTCCAGAATTAGATCACAAACATTCCATTTCTGCCTCCATTCACGTGTCCTCCACCATTGCAAGAAGAGGCAGAGATCATTCACATACATGATATAAAACCAGTTTTGTTTATAGACATTAAAGGGACTTTGTTTCATCTTTAATCTTCTTGTTTGAGGTGCCTGGCTACAACAAGCTTGGTGCTTGACCACATTTTGATTTCTTGCTAATCATCTCAAAGTCGCAGCGTTTCATTGGATCTTtcgaaagagagaaaaagagatggCATTCACTGGAACTCTTGATAAGTGCAAGGCTTGTGATAGGACTGTTTATGTGGTtgatatgttgtctcttgaaGGAGTTCCTTACCATAAATCCTGCTTCAAATGCAGCCATTGCAAAGGGACTCTTGTGGTATATTTTCTCTACCTGCAATGgctttttctccatttcttctGATTACCCATCACTTGAAAATTTCATAGATCTCCACTGATTGGGCTTCAGATGTTAAAACTGATATCCCTTTTTGTTCTGATGTGATGTGACAGATGAGCAATTACTCATCCATGGATGGAGTTCTCTACTGCAAGCCTCATTTTGAGCAACTTTTCAAGGAATCTGGCAACTTCAGCAAGAATTTTCAGACAGGTAGATCTAAAAAAACTTAAATGAATTCttttgaaaaacataaaaacattcatgtcttccattttttaaaaattcattttgGTGAAACTTATTGCAGGAAAGTCTGAGAGGCAAAATGATCAGCTGGTAATATTTTGCTTTGCACTTACTGTTCCTAATATCTTACATTTCTCAAACATATTGTAACAGAAAACATacctttttttcccttctaatGTGTTGTTGCAGAATAGAACTCCAAGCAAACTCTCTTCCTTGTTCTGTGGAACCCAGGACAAGTGTTCCGTCTGCCAGAAAACCGTCTACCCACTCGAAAAGGTTTGCATCGATACGATCTTTAATATCTTCAATGCATCCTTTTGTTATGAAGCTCAATATTGTTTTAAAAATGGTTACATACATATAGGTTACCCTGGAAGGAGAGTGTTACCACAAGACATGCTTCAGGTGCGCACATGGAGGGTGTCCTCTGACTCACTCATCATATGCTGCTCTTGATGGAGTTCTGTACTGCAAGCACCATTTTGCACAGCTATTCATGGAGAAAGGAAGCTACAGTCATGTCCTCAAGTCTGCTAATCACAAGAGATCTGCCTCCGCCTCCACACCACCTCCTGAACCCGCTGACGACTCCAACAACACCGAGGATCCTGCTGATGCTCCTAAAGAGAACACAGAAGAGCAATCTTAAAATACATGAaccagaagaaagaaaagaagaaaacaccATACACCTTCtaatcttgtttgattgattgttcccattttgtttttccttttttttttggtaatggaTTGTTTATGTTATTGATACAAATGGATTGGTGCAATATAttgaattctttcttcttctttttttctttctattatgTTCCTATATTCTCCATTCTCCAGCATAGTTCTGGGTTATGTGTTCTTTATCTCATAGTCCTCAGAGCCAATGTG carries:
- the LOC119983317 gene encoding LIM domain-containing protein PLIM2b-like gives rise to the protein MAFTGTLDKCKACDRTVYVVDMLSLEGVPYHKSCFKCSHCKGTLVMSNYSSMDGVLYCKPHFEQLFKESGNFSKNFQTGKSERQNDQLNRTPSKLSSLFCGTQDKCSVCQKTVYPLEKVTLEGECYHKTCFRCAHGGCPLTHSSYAALDGVLYCKHHFAQLFMEKGSYSHVLKSANHKRSASASTPPPEPADDSNNTEDPADAPKENTEEQS